The genomic region CCGTTTGAATTTGTCCCGGAAGGCCTATGTAGCGATCCGGGTTGGGGAATAGATCGGCTGCATCGATATATATCCTCTCGCTTCCAGAATGGGTAAAAGCGCCGGGGTAGGGGTCTCCGACCGCACGTATGAAGCGCGTGATGTCAGCGGCTGGCAGGCGCCAGTCAATCAAGCCGTCTTCAGGCCGGCGCCTCGCGCAATAAGAGGCCTTTTCATCATCCTGAGGGATCCTTGGCGCGTTGCCGGACTCGACCATCCTGACGGCCTGGGGGACCATTTCTCGAATATTCAGCAGATGCTTTTCGTATAGACTGCGGGCGGTATCATTATCGGCTATGTCAAAGAGGCGCTGAAGCAGGATCGGTCCCGAATCCACGCCGTCATCAAGCCAGAAAAGGGTCGATCCCGTCGTCTTTTCGGAGCGAAGAATGGTCCAAGGTATTACCCCCCGCCCCCTTAGTCGTGGAAGGGCGGCGGGATGAAAGCCGATCGTTCCGATGCTTGCAAGCTCGCGAAATGGGCGCCCGCACATTTGGGACCATCCGACGACTAGGGTCACATCCGGACCGATACTGGCAATCTTCGCCAGGGTCTCCGCAGAGTTCACATTCGTCGTATAAAAGAACGAAATGCCGCTCGCGCGGCCCATTGAACTGAGATCGGCAAAATCCGAGTGACGATCAGCAGCGGTTGGCGGCAGGGTTACGACAAGCGCTGGCGGTCGCTCAGAGGATACGAGCGCTGCAAGGGCGACTTTTGAACCTTCCACTGCTCCGACGAGAACGATCCGCATTCTGGGGCCACGACATCGAGTTATGCCGAGCGAGGCTACGGGCTCGGTCATGTTATATCAAGCAAGGCTTGCCTTCACGGGAGGCTCTTTAGAAGGTATAAAAACACGAGCACGCAATTCCTGTCCAGAGGCCTTGCGGGCGCTGTCGTCTTGCCACGCGCTGAGGGGCACTATGGCCAAGGCAGATGTCATGCATGTCATTACCAATTTCACAGCGCATGCGGGCGCTGAGACAATGCTGGCACGGCTGCTGCATGCCTCAGTCGACCAGCGTATAGTGGTTGTTTCGCTCATGGGGATTTCGGAGCGAAATCTTAAGATTTCGAGCAATCCCCGTGTGGAGTACGTATCGCTCGAAGCCACAAAATTGACGTCTCTCGCACACGCCTCGCTGAAACTTGCCAAACTCATCAGGCAGGAGAGGCCACCCGTCATATTGTGCTGGATGTATCATGCGATGATTGTTGGCACGGTCGCGGCCTTGCTGGCACATCGCAGCACTGCAGTGATCTGGAACGTGCGTCAGTCGTTGGACGATTGGACGTCTTTGACCCGGAGTTCACGCGCCGCTGTGACTTTGGCAAAGTGGCTATCCTGGCATCCGGCGGGTTTCGTCTTCAATTCAGCGAGGGCGCTCAAAATGCATGCGGCGGCTGGTTATCGAACGCACAATGCCGTGGTCATACCGAACGGCTTTGAGCTGCCGCAATCCGTGACCCCTCAACCTCGATCGGCCAAGCGGATCGGGATTGCAGCGCGCTTCCATCCGCAGAAGGATTACCCGACATTCTTCAGGGCCGCGGCTCGCCTTCTTCAAACGCATGAGGGACTGACATTCGTGGCTGCGGGAAGTGGCCTGTCCTGGAGCAATCCAGCCGTCTCACAGATGATCTTGTCCGCAGGCTTGGCGCCAGAAAATGTCCAGCTCTTGGACGAAGTCGAGGACATGGCAGCTTTCTATCGATCGATCGACATTCTCGCGCTGTCTTCGAGAACAGAAGGCTTTCCAAACGTCCTGGCGGAGGCGATGAGCTATGCGCTACCTGTTGTTACGACTGATGTGGGTGACGCTGCAAGTATCATCGGCGACGGCGGCCTGGCAGTTCCCTCCCAGGATCCGGACGCGCTGGCCGCGGCGATACGAACTCTTCTTGACGGTGGAACTGCTCGATATGCTGAATATGCGGGGGCGGCACGACGGCGCATCGAAGAAGAGTACGACTTGGGCGTAATAGTACGAAAATACGATTATTTTCTGAACCAATGCAAGGCAGCAGTTAAAAGAGAAAATAACATCGCTCCGTAAGACCGCATAATCGGGTTGAGGCGAACTCCGTCGTTCTTTATTGGCAAGCTTGCTATTTTTAAGCAATATTTGTCAGACGTCTTTCAATGCCCGAAAGCCCGGTATTGGATATGAGTTGGAACCTCATGTGTAACGGTTTCGACGCTTCGAGGTGGCTGGCGATGTTGAAACGGCTGTTCGATGTGCTGTTTTCCGTTACCGCAGGACTATTGGCACTGCCAGTCCTTATCATCTTGGCTATTGCTGTAAGAATCGTTCTCGGTTCTCCCATCATGTTCAGCCAGGAGAGAGCTGGCAAAGAGCGTCGACCATTCAGGATGAAGAAGTTCCGGTCAATGACCACCGCTGTGGATCCTGATGGGAAGCTCTTGAGCGACGACGAACGCACTGGAAAATTCGGCGGGCTGTTGCGACGTTCCCGGCTGGATGAACTGCCCGAATTGTGGAGTATCGTCATTGGTGACATGAGCGTCATAGGGCCAAGGCCGATACTGTTGGAAAAAATACATGCCCTTGGCGAGCGCGGGATCTTGCGGTGTTCAGTGAGGCCCGGACTAACCGGCTGGGCACAGGTAAATGGGAACACCAAGCTCACTGACGATGAAAAGGTTGATCTGGATATCTGGTATATCGAGAACCGCACATGCCTAATGGATGCCGAGATAATCGCTAAGACCGTTTTGGTTATGATTTTCGGCGAAAGACGGAACGAGAAACGCCTTGCTGCGGCCGTTCTTGCTGCGAGCAGTCGCGATACGCTCCGTAAGGGACCAAAGTAAAGCTCGTTTGAAGATCGACGAAGAACGCCCGGTCAAGCTGCCGAGCATTTATTGTGCTC from Rhizobium gallicum bv. gallicum R602sp harbors:
- a CDS encoding sugar transferase; translation: MLKRLFDVLFSVTAGLLALPVLIILAIAVRIVLGSPIMFSQERAGKERRPFRMKKFRSMTTAVDPDGKLLSDDERTGKFGGLLRRSRLDELPELWSIVIGDMSVIGPRPILLEKIHALGERGILRCSVRPGLTGWAQVNGNTKLTDDEKVDLDIWYIENRTCLMDAEIIAKTVLVMIFGERRNEKRLAAAVLAASSRDTLRKGPK
- a CDS encoding methionyl-tRNA formyltransferase codes for the protein MRIVLVGAVEGSKVALAALVSSERPPALVVTLPPTAADRHSDFADLSSMGRASGISFFYTTNVNSAETLAKIASIGPDVTLVVGWSQMCGRPFRELASIGTIGFHPAALPRLRGRGVIPWTILRSEKTTGSTLFWLDDGVDSGPILLQRLFDIADNDTARSLYEKHLLNIREMVPQAVRMVESGNAPRIPQDDEKASYCARRRPEDGLIDWRLPAADITRFIRAVGDPYPGAFTHSGSERIYIDAADLFPNPDRYIGLPGQIQTVSATGFLVMCGDGNCVDVSAWRPQTSRLRTHSHLRSVSSLKA
- a CDS encoding glycosyltransferase, giving the protein MHVITNFTAHAGAETMLARLLHASVDQRIVVVSLMGISERNLKISSNPRVEYVSLEATKLTSLAHASLKLAKLIRQERPPVILCWMYHAMIVGTVAALLAHRSTAVIWNVRQSLDDWTSLTRSSRAAVTLAKWLSWHPAGFVFNSARALKMHAAAGYRTHNAVVIPNGFELPQSVTPQPRSAKRIGIAARFHPQKDYPTFFRAAARLLQTHEGLTFVAAGSGLSWSNPAVSQMILSAGLAPENVQLLDEVEDMAAFYRSIDILALSSRTEGFPNVLAEAMSYALPVVTTDVGDAASIIGDGGLAVPSQDPDALAAAIRTLLDGGTARYAEYAGAARRRIEEEYDLGVIVRKYDYFLNQCKAAVKRENNIAP